AAATCGGAGAAGGCCTGGGCAAGGCCATCCGCGGGTTCCGCAAATCCATGTCCGAACACGAACCGCCCTCCCTCCCCGATAAAGACAAGCCCTCCAAGGACGATTCCAAGGGAAAGAACCCGCCATGAGCCTTCTGGTCGACCAATTTTCCCGCTCCCTATCGTATTTGAGACTGTCCGTGACCGACCGCTGCGACATGCGCT
The sequence above is a segment of the Nitrospiria bacterium genome. Coding sequences within it:
- the tatA gene encoding twin-arginine translocase TatA/TatE family subunit, producing MFGIGMPELLVILVIVLLIFGVGKLPEIGEGLGKAIRGFRKSMSEHEPPSLPDKDKPSKDDSKGKNPP